The following proteins come from a genomic window of Novosphingobium aromaticivorans DSM 12444:
- the rsmH gene encoding 16S rRNA (cytosine(1402)-N(4))-methyltransferase RsmH, giving the protein MSAETGSRAPHIPVLLEEVVAALDPKPGDLIVDATFGAGGYTRRLLDAGATVHAFDRDPDAIAAGKLWGETCGKEPRLVLHPRRFSEIAEGLAEAGIAGVQGVVFDIGVSSMQLDQAARGFAFSSDGPLDMRMSQEGPSAADFLNEADEGEIADVLYRYGEERQSRRIARAIVAARPLTTTAQFAAVVRKALGYRPDIKGPKAPKDPATRSFQAVRIHVNGELDELVQGLAAAEKVLVPGGRIAVVSFHSLEDRIVKQFLREGAGAVPAGSRHLPQLESKVQAVFEKPSGAIRPTPEEEARNPRARSATLRCAVRTAAPARAHQGRAAA; this is encoded by the coding sequence GTGAGCGCCGAAACCGGCTCCCGTGCCCCGCACATACCCGTTCTCCTCGAAGAGGTCGTGGCTGCACTCGACCCCAAGCCGGGTGACCTGATCGTCGATGCGACCTTCGGGGCCGGCGGCTATACGCGTCGGCTCCTTGATGCAGGCGCCACCGTCCACGCCTTCGACCGGGACCCCGATGCCATCGCGGCTGGGAAGCTCTGGGGAGAAACCTGTGGAAAAGAGCCGCGCCTGGTTCTGCATCCTCGTCGTTTTTCCGAGATCGCGGAAGGACTTGCAGAGGCCGGAATTGCTGGAGTCCAGGGGGTGGTCTTCGACATCGGGGTCAGCTCGATGCAGCTCGATCAGGCCGCGCGCGGATTTGCGTTTTCGTCCGACGGTCCCTTAGACATGCGAATGTCGCAGGAAGGGCCGAGTGCGGCGGACTTCCTGAACGAAGCGGACGAGGGGGAGATCGCGGACGTCCTCTATCGCTACGGCGAAGAACGCCAATCGCGTCGGATTGCCCGCGCCATCGTTGCTGCCCGTCCGCTGACCACGACCGCCCAGTTCGCTGCCGTCGTCCGCAAGGCTCTTGGCTACCGGCCCGACATCAAGGGTCCCAAGGCGCCCAAGGATCCTGCCACCCGCAGTTTCCAGGCCGTGCGCATCCACGTAAACGGTGAGCTCGATGAGCTGGTGCAGGGGCTCGCTGCCGCAGAGAAGGTGCTTGTGCCCGGCGGCCGGATCGCCGTGGTCAGCTTTCACAGCCTCGAGGACCGGATCGTGAAGCAGTTCCTGCGCGAGGGCGCGGGTGCCGTTCCCGCCGGTTCGCGTCACCTGCCGCAGCTTGAAAGCAAGGTTCAGGCCGTGTTCGAGAAGCCTTCGGGTGCGATCAGGCCGACGCCGGAGGAAGAGGCCCGCAATCCTCGCGCCCGCTCCGCGACCCTGCGTTGTGCCGTGCGCACTGCCGCGCCGGCGCGCGCTCATCAGGGGAGGGCCGCGGCATGA
- a CDS encoding peptidoglycan D,D-transpeptidase FtsI family protein — protein MNALTASAAIASGRVRLANVRQRSLVEAKVRVLVVAFLFLFAGVAALVRILQLGLFEDAPERRSLAEALLPPRGEITDRNGVPLARAFPAYALWYNPKAFGENGSPLVKSPEEVAKALLAIFPDADYNDLLKRLKSDKPSYLRQRVMPEDANRIFALGEPALEFPRENQRYYPQGSLGAHVLGYVDTEGHGHVGMEQVLEKQLLDPAQRGRPVALSIDMRAQGALEDELGRGMLETEAKGAAGVILDVDTGEVVALASLPSFNPNRSDQALNNLVFNKVTNQVYELGSTFKPLSIAAAIDAGVVTDLSVRYPSDKPLAIGGFHIRDSHSFGASLNVPEALIHSSNIVTAQVADKLGGPALKKTMAALGMNERPYIELPARGFPLWPRGTNKNGDWARITTMTVSYGHGIAVTPLHLAAAYAALVNGGIWRPATLFKRDPSQIPEGRRVYKASTSARMRQLLRMIVVDGTGKSANAVGFRVGGKTGSAEKPGGKGGYNRTSLIATFAAAFPMDKPRYVVIAMLDEPKGTAATSYQRTAAWNAAPIVGRVVPRIGPLLGVVPDDSRDIDISDLSPLVGNGEGE, from the coding sequence GTGAATGCGCTCACCGCCTCCGCCGCCATCGCATCGGGCCGGGTTCGCCTGGCCAACGTCCGCCAGCGTTCGCTGGTCGAGGCCAAGGTACGCGTGCTTGTCGTCGCGTTCCTGTTCCTGTTCGCGGGAGTGGCCGCACTGGTCCGCATCCTGCAACTCGGGCTGTTCGAGGATGCGCCCGAGCGCCGCTCGCTTGCCGAGGCCCTGCTGCCCCCGCGCGGCGAGATCACCGACCGCAACGGCGTTCCGCTTGCCCGCGCTTTTCCAGCCTATGCCCTGTGGTACAATCCCAAGGCCTTCGGAGAGAACGGCTCGCCTTTGGTGAAGTCGCCCGAGGAAGTGGCCAAGGCGCTGCTCGCGATCTTCCCTGACGCTGATTACAACGACCTCCTCAAGCGGCTGAAGTCTGACAAGCCGAGCTATCTGCGCCAGCGCGTGATGCCCGAAGATGCCAACCGCATCTTTGCATTGGGTGAGCCTGCTCTGGAATTCCCGCGCGAGAACCAGCGCTACTATCCGCAAGGTTCATTGGGCGCGCACGTCCTCGGCTACGTTGATACCGAAGGTCACGGTCATGTCGGCATGGAGCAGGTGCTGGAGAAGCAGCTGCTTGACCCGGCACAGCGCGGCAGGCCGGTGGCGCTTTCGATCGACATGCGGGCGCAAGGGGCGCTTGAGGACGAGCTCGGCCGCGGCATGCTCGAAACCGAGGCCAAGGGCGCGGCGGGCGTGATCCTCGATGTCGATACAGGCGAGGTGGTTGCGCTGGCATCGCTGCCGTCGTTCAACCCGAACCGTTCGGATCAGGCGCTCAACAACCTCGTTTTCAACAAGGTGACCAACCAGGTCTATGAACTAGGCTCCACGTTCAAGCCGCTGAGCATTGCCGCCGCCATTGATGCGGGAGTGGTGACCGACCTTTCGGTGCGCTATCCGTCGGACAAGCCGCTGGCGATCGGCGGTTTCCACATTCGCGACAGCCACAGCTTCGGCGCATCGCTCAACGTGCCCGAAGCGCTGATCCACTCCTCGAATATCGTCACCGCGCAAGTGGCCGACAAACTTGGCGGACCGGCGCTCAAGAAGACGATGGCCGCGCTCGGCATGAACGAGCGGCCCTATATCGAGCTGCCCGCACGCGGCTTCCCGCTCTGGCCGCGCGGCACAAACAAGAACGGCGACTGGGCCCGCATCACGACGATGACGGTGAGCTATGGTCATGGCATCGCGGTCACGCCGCTGCACCTCGCTGCCGCCTATGCCGCGCTGGTGAATGGCGGCATCTGGCGTCCGGCCACGCTGTTCAAGCGCGATCCTTCGCAGATCCCCGAAGGCCGCCGCGTCTACAAGGCCTCGACCAGCGCGCGCATGCGCCAGCTCCTGCGCATGATCGTGGTCGATGGCACCGGCAAGAGCGCCAATGCCGTCGGTTTTCGCGTCGGCGGCAAGACCGGTTCCGCTGAAAAGCCGGGCGGGAAAGGCGGATACAACCGGACCTCGCTGATCGCCACCTTCGCCGCCGCCTTCCCGATGGACAAGCCGCGCTATGTGGTGATCGCCATGCTCGACGAACCCAAGGGCACGGCCGCGACTTCCTACCAGCGCACGGCGGCTTGGAACGCGGCGCCCATCGTCGGACGCGTCGTGCCCCGCATCGGCCCGCTGCTCGGCGTCGTGCCCGACGACAGTCGCGACATCGACATTTCCGATCTTTCGCCCCTCGTCGGCAACGGAGAAGGCGAATGA